Proteins co-encoded in one Cyprinus carpio isolate SPL01 chromosome B5, ASM1834038v1, whole genome shotgun sequence genomic window:
- the LOC109110478 gene encoding protein FAM222B-like has protein sequence MLACLPRPGDLSLQLHPHSQMNTGLQKWDTPQRMRSAQYPTPAELDAYAKKVASNPLTIKIFPNSVKVPQRNHVRRTVNGLDTAGPRYSPYPSSQATAKTGLLAIVKVPLVKGVIKDFNGTRARLHPEVIMNAAGGPYAATSASTLNLHHPSQGPPRASQNPQGLPPHPQNLQTLQQPGPPHQGLGHRPSSSMPQQPQGLPRPQTLSHVPALGHPGAHQPSAILLPQQHLQNPPASLQVGPRKLPVADAPPNVTVSTSTIPLSMAGGLHQGRQTDLNSIVHQISQFCQARAQGASATSMCEGQIANPSPISRNLLINASSRVSVHAGNPNVLAPGLMHPSCAIGPPDIMTASAPVSAMPPHNMATMNHMYHSDIKQQHLQHQSHQPQRNPQQSQMRSWTQHQLAHLQHISEGGGHPCKPPNRDPGLPCKGITYPPEMGMGQPYAMKPSSPSPLLANNSNNAMPPGALTHYTNGQYYHQPPMWGSILPTPNSDSSGSQDLPMPFHGTGTGNTNPTPGMDCAPTGGAAHYRLVGGALIGQTNLMQTADCMGGDFQTPCFRDQNLILMGKMHRPPPMGRVVVPPSETQGQHPGYR, from the exons ATGCTGGCCTGTCTGCCAAGGCCTGGCGATCTCTCCCTCCAGCTCCACCCCCACTCGCAGATGAACACTGGACTTCAGAAAT GGGACACTCCACAAAGGATGAGATCTGCTCAATATCCAACCCCTGCAGAATTGGATGCTTATGCTAAAAAGGTTGCCAGCAATCCACTCACCATCAAGATCTTCCCCAACAGCGTCAAAGTCCCTCAGCGGAACCACGTTCGTCGCACAGTCAACGGACTCGATACCGCTGGCCCCCGATATAGTCCCTACCCCTCCTCTCAGGCCACTGCCAAGACCGGTCTCCTTGCCATCGTTAAAGTGCCCCTCGTCAAGGGTGTCATCAAGGACTTCAACGGCACACGGGCACGTCTGCACCCAGAGGTGATAATGAATGCCGCCGGTGGCCCTTATGCAGCCACCTCGGCCAGCACTTTAAACCTGCACCACCCATCACAGGGGCCTCCCAGAGCGTCCCAGAATCCGCAGGGGCTTCCTCCACACCCTCAGAATCTCCAGACTTTGCAACAGCCTGGGCCTCCTCACCAAGGACTCGGACACCGACCTTCCTCCTCCATGCCACAGCAACCCCAGGGCCTTCCGAGGCCCCAGACTCTGTCTCACGTACCTGCTTTAGGCCACCCTGGAGCCCACCAACCTTCAGCAATCCTGCTTCCTCAGCAGCACCTACAGAACCCCCCTGCAAGCCTGCAGGTGGGTCCTCGGAAGTTGCCAGTTGCAGACGCCCCTCCTAACGTGACTGTTTCTACCTCAACAATTCCATTATCCATGGCCGGAGGGCTCCACCAGGGCCGTCAGACGGACTTAAACAGCATAGTGCACCAGATAAGCCAGTTCTGCCAGGCTAGGGCTCAGGGCGCCAGTGCCACGTCAATGTGTGAAGGGCAGATCGCCAACCCCAGTCCCATTAGTCGAAATCTACTCATCAATGCCAGTTCTCGAGTCTCCGTGCATGCGGGAAACCCTAATGTGCTTGCTCCTGGCCTCATGCACCCATCGTGTGCTATTGGACCTCCTGATATAATGACTGCTTCTGCGCCAGTGAGTGCAATGCCTCCACATAACATGGCCACGATGAACCACATGTATCACAGCGATATAAAACAACAGCACCTACAGCATCAAAGCCATCAACCGCAGCGAAATCCCCAACAGTCGCAGATGAGGTCTTGGACTCAGCATCAGCTCGCTCACCTTCAGCACATCTCGGAAGGGGGCGGACACCCCTGCAAACCCCCGAATCGTGACCCTGGCCTCCCTTGCAAGGGCATTACCTATCCCCCAGAAATGGGCATGGGGCAGCCTTATGCCATGAAACCCTCCAGCCCCTCACCGCTCCTtgccaacaacagcaacaatgcAATGCCCCCAGGAGCGCTGACACACTACACCAATGGGCAGTACTACCATCAGCCACCGATGTGGGGTAGTATTCTTCCCACGCCCAACAGTGACAGCTCCGGCTCACAGGACCTCCCCATGCCCTTCCATGGCACTGGAACAGGCAATACCAACCCCACCCCAGGCATGGACTGTGCCCCCACGGGAGGAGCGGCCCATTACCGATTAGTAGGGGGTGCCTTAATAGGGCAGACTAATCTGATGCAAACGGCAGATTGCATGGGAGGGGACTTCCAGACGCCCTGCTTCCGAGATCAGAATCTCATCCTGATGGGGAAAATGCACAGGCCACCCCCTATGGGCCGGGTAGTGGTCCCCCCCTCTGAGACGCAAGGCCAGCACCCAGGGTACAGATAA